A genomic region of Deltaproteobacteria bacterium contains the following coding sequences:
- the tuf gene encoding elongation factor Tu (EF-Tu; promotes GTP-dependent binding of aminoacyl-tRNA to the A-site of ribosomes during protein biosynthesis; when the tRNA anticodon matches the mRNA codon, GTP hydrolysis results; the inactive EF-Tu-GDP leaves the ribosome and release of GDP is promoted by elongation factor Ts; many prokaryotes have two copies of the gene encoding EF-Tu), translating into DNVNLVVNLITPIAAEKGLHFAIREGGRTVGAGVVTEIIE; encoded by the coding sequence GCGACAACGTGAATCTGGTCGTCAACCTCATCACCCCGATCGCCGCCGAGAAGGGTCTTCACTTCGCCATCCGCGAAGGCGGCCGCACTGTCGGCGCCGGCGTGGTGACGGAGATCATCGAGTAG
- the nusG gene encoding transcription termination/antitermination protein NusG — protein MAMKWYAVHTYSGHENKARLTLQDRIRSHNLQERFGEILIPTESVVELVKGQKRTTTRKFYPGYMFVQMELSDETFTLVKNTPKITGFLGGTKPVPVRDEEIAGINKQMTEGAIKPKPRIVFEEGENIRVVDGPFSNFTGIVEEVRHEKQKVRVLVSIFGRATPVELDFAQVEKA, from the coding sequence ATGGCCATGAAATGGTACGCGGTCCACACCTACTCGGGCCATGAGAACAAGGCGCGTCTGACGCTGCAGGACCGGATCCGCTCGCACAACCTGCAGGAGAGGTTCGGAGAGATCCTCATCCCCACGGAGTCGGTGGTCGAGCTGGTCAAGGGGCAGAAGCGCACGACAACGAGGAAGTTCTACCCGGGGTACATGTTCGTCCAGATGGAGCTCTCCGACGAGACCTTCACCCTCGTCAAGAACACGCCGAAGATCACCGGCTTCCTCGGGGGCACGAAGCCCGTGCCGGTGCGGGACGAGGAGATCGCCGGCATCAACAAGCAGATGACCGAGGGGGCGATCAAGCCCAAGCCTCGGATCGTTTTCGAGGAGGGCGAGAACATCCGCGTGGTGGATGGGCCGTTCTCGAACTTCACGGGCATCGTCGAGGAGGTCCGGCACGAGAAGCAGAAGGTGCGGGTCCTCGTCAGCATCTTCGGCCGCGCGACGCCCGTCGAACTCGACTTTGCACAGGTAGAGAAGGCGTAG
- the rplL gene encoding 50S ribosomal protein L7/L12 yields the protein MTKEQVIDFLSSLSVMDIAALTKELEDKWGVKAAPVAVGFAAGPGAGAAAEAAPEPTEFNVIMTGFGANKIGVIKALREVTNLGLKEAKELVEAVPKPVKEGVAKADAEQIAAKLKEAGATVDIKPA from the coding sequence ATCACGAAGGAACAGGTCATCGACTTTCTGAGCAGCCTCTCGGTCATGGACATTGCGGCCCTGACCAAGGAGCTCGAGGACAAGTGGGGCGTGAAAGCGGCGCCCGTGGCGGTCGGCTTTGCGGCGGGCCCAGGGGCCGGCGCGGCTGCCGAGGCGGCCCCCGAGCCGACCGAGTTCAACGTCATCATGACGGGCTTCGGCGCGAACAAGATCGGCGTGATCAAGGCGCTGCGCGAAGTGACGAACCTCGGTCTCAAGGAGGCCAAGGAGCTCGTCGAGGCAGTGCCGAAGCCGGTGAAGGAAGGCGTGGCCAAGGCCGACGCCGAGCAGATCGCGGCCAAGCTCAAGGAGGCCGGCGCCACGGTGGATATCAAGCCGGCCTAG
- the secE gene encoding preprotein translocase subunit SecE encodes MGNNKWVHLTFVGLFLVLAFLLVRTTDWVWGYFAKPKDLYLVPPALLVAGVVSFMAWRNQVWFTRASEIILELAKVTWPTRKETSAATLVVIVTVIVFSLILGLFDLFWSWATGIVYS; translated from the coding sequence ATGGGCAACAATAAGTGGGTCCATCTGACATTCGTCGGCCTGTTTCTGGTCCTGGCCTTTCTGCTGGTTCGCACCACAGATTGGGTCTGGGGCTATTTCGCCAAGCCGAAGGACCTCTACCTGGTGCCGCCGGCCCTGCTGGTCGCAGGCGTGGTGTCCTTCATGGCCTGGCGCAACCAGGTGTGGTTCACCCGAGCCTCGGAGATCATCCTCGAGCTGGCCAAGGTGACCTGGCCGACGCGCAAGGAAACATCGGCGGCGACCTTGGTCGTGATCGTGACCGTGATCGTCTTCTCGTTGATCCTGGGCCTCTTCGATCTGTTTTGGTCCTGGGCGACGGGGATCGTCTATAGCTAG
- a CDS encoding 50S ribosomal protein L1 translates to MPQRGKKYREASKLIDRQKKHTLEEACQILPKTRIAKFDESVDIAVRLGVNPKYADQMVRGAVVMPHGTGKSIRVAVFAKGEKAKEAEAAGADVVGAEDLVEKVQGGFLDFDATVATPDMMGLVGRLGRVLGTRGLMPNPKVGTVTLDVGRVVRELKGGRVEFRVEKAGIVHAPVGRISFGAEKLKENVLAIMELLVKLKPGSAKGTYVRSVALSSTMGPSVRLDAAEVVALVTKAT, encoded by the coding sequence ATGCCACAACGTGGAAAGAAGTATCGCGAGGCTTCGAAGCTCATCGACCGGCAGAAGAAGCACACGCTCGAGGAGGCCTGTCAGATTCTCCCCAAGACGCGCATCGCGAAGTTCGACGAGTCGGTCGACATCGCCGTGCGCCTGGGCGTGAATCCGAAGTACGCCGATCAGATGGTTCGCGGCGCGGTGGTCATGCCGCACGGTACGGGCAAGAGCATCCGCGTGGCCGTCTTCGCCAAGGGCGAAAAGGCGAAGGAGGCCGAGGCGGCCGGAGCCGACGTCGTCGGAGCCGAGGACCTCGTGGAGAAGGTCCAGGGCGGTTTCCTCGACTTCGACGCGACGGTGGCCACGCCGGACATGATGGGCCTCGTCGGACGGCTCGGACGCGTGCTCGGTACGCGCGGCCTGATGCCGAACCCGAAAGTGGGCACCGTGACCCTCGACGTGGGCCGCGTCGTGCGCGAGTTGAAGGGTGGACGCGTGGAGTTCCGCGTGGAGAAGGCGGGCATCGTCCACGCGCCCGTGGGACGCATCAGCTTCGGGGCCGAGAAGCTCAAGGAGAACGTGCTCGCCATCATGGAGCTCTTGGTGAAGCTCAAGCCGGGCTCGGCCAAGGGGACCTATGTGCGGAGCGTGGCCTTGTCGAGCACGATGGGACCGTCGGTTCGGCTCGACGCGGCGGAAGTCGTCGCGCTCGTAACGAAGGCGACGTAG
- the rplK gene encoding 50S ribosomal protein L11, with translation MKKVTGLVKLQIPGGLANPSPPVGPALGQHGVNIMEFCKAFNAKTQQMKGTITPVVITIYADRSFSFITKTPPAAVLLKKAAGIEKGSGEPNKSKVGKVTWKQVREIAETKLPDLNTENVDQAMRTIAGAARSMGLDVVD, from the coding sequence ATGAAAAAAGTCACCGGTCTGGTGAAGCTCCAGATCCCGGGAGGCCTGGCGAACCCCTCACCCCCTGTGGGACCGGCACTCGGTCAGCACGGGGTGAACATCATGGAGTTCTGCAAGGCCTTCAACGCGAAGACGCAGCAGATGAAGGGGACGATCACTCCGGTGGTCATCACCATCTATGCTGACCGATCCTTCTCCTTCATCACCAAGACGCCTCCGGCGGCCGTGCTGCTGAAGAAGGCGGCGGGGATCGAGAAGGGTTCGGGAGAGCCGAACAAGAGCAAGGTTGGCAAGGTCACCTGGAAGCAGGTCCGAGAGATCGCGGAGACCAAGCTGCCCGACCTCAACACCGAGAACGTCGACCAGGCGATGCGAACCATCGCCGGCGCGGCCCGCTCCATGGGCCTCGACGTGGTGGACTAG
- the rplJ gene encoding 50S ribosomal protein L10: MNLQEKIDTVDELKATLARAQSLVLADFRGLTVEQTNGLRRDLRRAGCQYRVIKNTMVKRAIAGTGMEPLKGLFKGPTAIAWSDADPSAPAKVLDKAADAIEKLKVKGGFVDGKILDVQGVKSLAQMKGKDELRAELLMLFLAPATEMVRLLAAGPTNFMYLLGARERSLTGES, encoded by the coding sequence ATGAACCTTCAAGAAAAGATCGATACCGTAGACGAGCTGAAGGCGACGCTGGCCAGGGCCCAGAGCCTGGTGCTGGCGGACTTCCGGGGTCTCACCGTCGAGCAGACGAACGGGCTGCGGAGAGACCTGCGGCGGGCAGGCTGTCAGTATCGCGTCATCAAGAACACGATGGTCAAGCGCGCCATCGCCGGGACCGGCATGGAGCCGCTGAAGGGGCTCTTCAAGGGCCCGACGGCGATCGCTTGGTCGGATGCCGATCCGTCGGCGCCGGCCAAGGTGCTCGACAAGGCCGCCGACGCGATCGAGAAGCTCAAGGTCAAGGGGGGCTTCGTCGACGGAAAGATTCTGGACGTCCAGGGGGTCAAGAGCCTGGCCCAGATGAAGGGCAAGGACGAGCTCCGAGCGGAGCTCCTGATGCTCTTCCTGGCACCCGCCACCGAAATGGTTCGGCTGCTCGCCGCGGGTCCGACGAACTTCATGTACCTGCTGGGGGCGCGCGAGCGCAGCCTGACGGGAGAGTCATAG